Sequence from the Phycisphaerales bacterium genome:
GCATCAATCGGCACCATCACCTCGGCCGCGCGAGCGTGGAACTGATCCAGCTCGCCCTGCCCGCCCGTGATGAGGTACCCGCGCTGCGCGCTCTCAGCCCCCAGCAGCCGCGTCCTGATTGTCTCCAGCTGCGCCTGCACCGTGATCGTGTGCTGAACCCACGCCTCGGCCGCCCGGAACCGCGTCACCGCGAAAATGGAGAACAGCCCCGACAGCACCGCCACCACCACGATCGCGATCAGCAGCACCCACCGCCACCCTCCGGGAGTGCCGCCGCCCGCCCCCTCCATGTTGGAAGCGTCCGCCTGTTGCAATCGCGACAAGCGTACCTGACGCGGATGCAGCCTCTATGAACGCCGCTCATCCGGCGTTCGGCGGCTGTCCTTCTTCATGATGAACAGGTAGTTGAAACCGCGGAGAAAGAAGTTCCCCTCCTCCGCCGCCTTCCGCCAGTTGCCCTTGGTCAGCTTCTGGTTGTGCCGCACCACCGCGATGATGTCCACCGGCACGAAGTGCCGCCTCATGATCGCGAACAGCTCGAAGCCGATGGGCATGAACTGCCCCCCGCCCACACCCGCCCCGGCCACGCCCTTCTTCTTGCGGAACGAGTCGCTCACGTACAGGGCCATATACCGGCGGTCCTTCAGCACGCGGCTGATCTCGCCGATCACCTGTGACATGGCCTTGTAGTACGCCGCGCCATCGTCCTCGCCGCCGCTGTCGAGCTTGCCGATGCAGCGGGGGTCGTCCGAATAATCCACGTGCGTCGAATAGGGCGGGTCGATGAACACGAAGTCCGCCGACGCGTCCGGCACCGGGATGCGACGAGCGTCCGCCTGCCGGATGTCCGGGCGCGACGGCGCCAGGTCAAACCCCACACCCTTCCGCCCCGTGTCCTCGCACACATCCAGCGTCGTTCCGCTCCCGCACATCGGGTCGACCACCACATCGTTCTCGCGCGTGTACCGCTGCAGCAGCTGCCAGATGACCCACGAGGGTGTCGCCCCCACGTAGTCCTTGTGCCCCTGCATCGTCCGCAGGCCCTTCCCCGGCGGGCTCGTGTGCGTGTAGTGCTGGCTCGGAAACTCCCACAGCGTCGTCGCAAACACCCGCAGCGTGGGGCGGGACTCCGGCCGCACGCCCCGCGGGTGATCGCCGCGCAGCCGCGCCCCCCGCGCGCCACGCGGCCCACGCCCTGCGCCCGACTCGCCTCCCCCCGAACTCTCGTGCGCCCCGCTCATCCCCTCGTCTGCTCCTGCACCAGGCGGATCACCTCCGCCTTGGTGTCCTCGATGGACTTGTTCGTCCGCGCCCCCGCCGCCCGCACGTGCCCGCCCCCGCCCAGCGCCTTCGCGATGCGGTTGACGTCCACCTCGTGCCCGCTCGCCTTGCTCCGCAGGCTGATCTTCGTGAGGGGCCCCTTCGTGTCCGCCCCCGGCCCGTAGTCGCTCGCCGTGGCCTCTGTGAGCAGGCACGTCACCTCCACCGTCGCGAGCGATTGCCCGAAGTCAACAAAACCGCCCGACTCGCCCGGCTGCGCACCCGTCTCCGCATAGTCCCTCTTCGTCAGGCTCATCAACGCCAGCCGCTCGTTGTCGTGCAGCTCCAGCGTCGCAAGCGCCCGCGACAGCAGCCGCAGCCGCGTCACGCTCTCGCGCTGCTCGACTGCCTGGTACAGCTTCACGTGGTCCGCCCCCGCCTCCAGCAGGTCGCCGGCGGTGACCATCACCCCGCGCGACACATTGCTGTGCCGAAACCACCCCGTGTCCGTGCACAGCCCCAGGTACAGCGGCTCCGCCACATCAGCCGGCAGCTTCGTGCGGTCCGCGACACCCAGCAAGATGCGGCACAGCTCCGCCACCGGCTGGCACACCGCCGCGGCGCCCGTGTCAATCACGCGGTGCCCCGCCACCTCCGGGTCGCCCTGCACATGGTGATCCACCAGCACCGTCATCTCGCGCCGGGGCCCTAGCCACTGGTGCACCGCCTCCAGCTGCGACCACGACCCGGTGTCGAGCACCGCGACCGCATCCACACCCTCCACCTCCGGCGGCCCATTCTCCGCCAGTGCGCGGTAGGGAGTGTCCCCCGCCACATCCGCCAGCCAGGGCGGCGTTGGCCCGAAGTACCACGCCTCCGCAACCGGTCCCTTCGACCATTCCCGCGGCTTGTTCAGCGCCCGCACCAGCCCCATCGTCGAGCCGATCGCGTCACCATCGGGCTTCACGTGCGTCAGCACCACTACCTTGCGCGCCGCCCGCAGGCGTGCCGCGATCTGCTCCAGCGTCGAGTTCGTAGCCCACGTCGTCAAGCGGTAGTTCCCTGTGGAGTGTTGTTGCTGCCCATGCCGCACATCAGGAAAGAGTGGGGGCGCACCACCGTCCGCCGCTCGTGCACCGCCAGCAGGTCGCGCACGCGCGCGCAGTCGCGCTCGATCTGCCGCACCAGCGACGGCACATCATCGAACTTGAGGTCCTCGCGCACCCACGCGACCAGCTGCACCCGCAGCCGCCAGTTGTACCCCTCGAGCCCCGATGCCGGCGCCTCGAGCACGTACGCCTCCAGCCGCCGCTCCACGCCCTCGAAAGTGGGGCGTGTACCTACGTTCACCGCGCACGCGTACCGGCGCGCATTCGGCAGCACCGCGTACGCCGCGTACACCCCGTCGGCCGGCAGCAGCTGCTCCGTCGAAAGATTGGCCGTGGGGTAGCCGATCGTCCGCCCGCGCTGGTCCCCCTGCCGCACGACACCCGCCACCTCGTACGCCCGTCCCAGCACACGCCCCGCGTCAGCCACCCGCCCCTGGGTGATCAGCCACCGCACGATGCTGCTGCTGGCCCGCACGATCAGGTCGTCGCCCAGCGCGACCTCCACCGGCGGCACCACATCAACCTCGAATCCGAGCTCGCCGCCAAGGGCGCGCAGCGTGTCGTTATTCCCCAACCGCCCCTTGCCGAAGTGGAAGTCGTCACCCTCCACCACAAACCGCGGCCGGTACCGCTCCACCAGCCACACCACGAACTCCCGCGCCGACTTGTTCAGTAGCGACTCGTCCGGCGTGAGCCGCACCACCTCATCCGCCCCCAGCCCGCGCAGCCAAGCCTCCCGCTGCTCGAAGCCCGACAGCCGCGCCGGCGCACTCTGCGGCCGCAGCAGCGTCATCGGGTGCGGATCGAACGACAGCACCCGCACCGGCCCGCCACCCGCCAGTTCACGGCAGCGCCGCACCAGCGCGGCGTGCCCCAGGTGCACGCCGTCGAAGTTGCCGATGGTGACCGCCGTCGCGCCCTCGCTGGACATCGGTCCAAGCGTATCAGCCCCGCCGCACGCCCACGCCCCACTCCGCAGGACCAAGTGATCGGACAGACGACCTACCCTCCCCGCGTGCCGAAGGACCCCGATGAACTTGTCGTGCTCAAGGAAACCCGCACGGAGTTCGAGGCCAGCACCATCGCCGCGTCCCTCGAGGATGCCGGCATCCCCGCCCGGGTCTACACCGGCGCCGCAAACGTGATCCTCGGCGGCGCCAACGTCATCGATTCCGCCAAGGTCATGGTCCGCGCCGCCGACCGCGAGCGTGCCCTCGCCCAGCTTCGCTCCATCAAGCAGGACTCGGTCGACATCGACTGGAGCGAGGTCGACGTCGGCGACACCATCGACCCGCCCGACGCCTTCCCCCTCTGCCCCGCCTGCGGCTTCGACCGCGCCGGCATCCCACCACGCGCCCCCTGCCCCGAGTGCGGCTACGCCGGCATCGCCGCCAACCGCGCCACCCCACGCCGCATGAGCTGGCGCCCGTTCATCCGGCGCGCCGGCATGATCCTCATGGCCACCGGCGTGCTCCTCAGCTGGCTCCCCGCGGCCAGACACCCCGCGGTCGCACTGGTGATTGCCGGCGGGGCGGTGTGGCTGATTTTCTGGGGGGACAAGGATAACGGCGACCGCACTCGCTGAGCGCAGTGCGGTCCCAAAGGACCTAGACGACCTATAGGACCTGCAGGACCTATACGACCTATCTTCAGGCCCTCACCCCCGCGCCGGCCCCAGCAGCCCATCAGGCTCCTGCAGCAGCCTGATCACCTCCGCCAGCGCCAGCGCCGCCGTGGCCCCGTCCACCACGCGGTGGTCGCACGCCAGCGACAGCGGCAGCAGCAGCCCCACGCGGAACGACCCCTTGTTCACCACCATCCCCTCGCGCCCGCGTCCCACGGCCAGGATGCCGACCTCCGGGTAGTTGATGATCGGCGTCGCAAACCGCCCCGCGTGGCTCCCGACATTCGAGATCGTGAACGTCGAGCCCATCAGCTGCTCGCGCGGGATGCTCCGCGTACGGGCCGCGTCCGCGATCTGCGAAATCGCCCGCCCAATCTCCAGCACGCCAAGGCGGTCGGTATCCCGGATCACCGGCACCATCAGCCCCGTGTCCGTGTCCGTCGCGATGCCCAGGCTCACGCTGCGGTGCTGCACGATCTCCTCGGCCTTGTCGTCCGTGGTGCTGTTGAGCACGCGGAACCGCGGGTCCTGCAGCACGCGGCACACCGCGCTCGCCACGAACGGAAGGAACGACACCTTCTCCCCGCTCGCCGCGGCCAGCTTGCGACGCAGGCTGTCCAGCGCCGTCACGTCCGCCTCGTCCATCACCGTGAAGTGCACCGTCTGCGCGATCGACTCCTTCAGCCGGTTCGCGATCGTCCGCCGCACGCCGCGGAACGGAATCCGCGTGGTCTCATCCTGTGTGCCACGAGCATGGCACTGCATGCTCGTGCTCCCCCCGCTCACCGCCGCCGGCACGCGCGGAGCCGGCGCACTCCGCCGATCCGCCACCACGCTGCTGTGCGGCTCGCTCGCGTCCATCGGAGCCACATCGCTGTGCCCGGCGTGACCACCATGTCCGCGCGACGGAGCAGCAGCCCGACCGCCGCCGCCAGCCATTGCCCGCACATCCTTCTCCAGCACCCGCCCACCAATACCCGTGCCGCTGCACGTATCGATGTCCACGCCAAGGTCCCGCGCCAGGCGCCGCACCGCCGGCGTCGCCAGCGCCTTCCCCGGCGCCGCCGAAACCCCGCCCAGCGACCCGCTCATCTGACCCACCACCGTCCCCGCATCCTCGCGCTCCCCCGCGGGCTCCGCCACTGGCGACGGCGCTGCCGCCGGCGCATGCGTCCCATTGGACGAAGCCTTGCTCTTCTCCGCCTTCGGCTCGCTCATCCGCCCCGCCGCCGGACCGCTCGAGGCCGCCCCACCCGCACCCTCGTACGTCACCAGCGGATTCCCCACATGCAGGATCTCCCCCGGCTTGCCGTGCAGGGCCGCGATCACGCCCGTCCGCGGGCTGGGCACCTCCACCAGCGCCTTATCCGTCTCCATCTCCGCGAGGATGTCGTGCTCGTTGACCTTCTGCCCGACCTCCACCCGCCACTTGATCAGCTCGGCCTCGTGAACGCCCTCGCCGAGGTCGGGCAGGATGAAGTCGTTGGGGTTGCCGGTGGACTTGCCTGGGTGAGCCATGACGTTCCTCAGTACGAAGACCCCGCCCGCCCCCACAGATGAGGCGACCCGGGCAGGGCCAAGTTTAGCGTCAAGGCTGTGTCGGTTCTCTGTCGTTAGCGCCGCGACGGCGGGGCCGCCGGCGTCCGAGGCAGCCCGATGCGGGCCTTGGCCTCGCCGATCGCCGCCACCAGCCGCTCGGCCCTTGGGCTCAGGTCCGCCACCACGGTCGTCTGGTCGAACACCTCAAGGATCGTGCGGCTCTTGAGCACCTGGTTGAGCACCTCGACGCTCACGCCCTGGTCCTTCAGCACGCCCGTCAGCTCCGCGTCCGCGCCGATCCGCTCCCGCGCCTGATTGACGCTGGGCAGGCTCGCGAGCTCCTGCATCACCGGCGTGCCCATGAAGTACTCCATCGCGTCCTCATCCCGCGCCACCGCGATGAAGTCGTTCGCCAGCGACAGCAGCCGCGAGCCCTCGATCGGGTTCGTCGCCTCCGCCACTTTCCCCAGCGAAGAGTCCCGCACCCGCCCCGCGAACGACCGAATCCCCTCCGCCACCGGGCTCGCGGTCTCCGCATCCGCCTCCGCCAGTTGCGTCGCCGCGATCGGCTCCAGCGCCAGCGGCGTCCACAGGATGGCCATGCCCAGGATGATGCCCTCGATAAGCCCCAGCCCCGCGCCCGCGATCGAGTTCCACCGGACCCACCCCGGGTGCTTCTTCAGCTGCCGCTTCGCCACCACGCTCACCAGCACCGACCCGACGATTACGATCAGCAGCCCTACGAGTGCCACCGCCACCATCCGGTTCAGCAGCCCGTCGTTGCCCGTGAACCCCGCCGTCACACCCTCGAGCGCCCGCCCCATCGGCGGCGCCACGATCACCGCGACCAGCGACGAAGCCACGATCCCCACCAGCTCGCTCGCCCCGCGCCACAGCCCCTGCAGCATCCCAAGGCACATCACGCACGCGACGATCTTCACCGGCGCGCTGCCCAGCAGCAGCGTCAGGATCACGATGAACACCGCCGCCGCCACGATCGCGATCCGCAGCTTCTGGTCCAGCGGCTCTCTCGACCCCGCCGCGACCTTCACCTTCTCAATCACCTGCGCCCGCTCCGCCGCCTTGCTCGCCGCCCGCGCCTTCGCGCGCTCAAGCTCCAGCTCGGCCTCGCGAGCCTCGATGCTCAATCGCGGCACTCGCGCCGCGGCGGGTTTAGTGGTCTGGTCGGGCATGGTGTCGTGGGCACAGGGCCCTGCCGCGTTCCGCGGCCGCACCCCTTCCCTTCGCACCCCAGCATACCACCGGAGATGCCCACCGCGGAGTGATTATGCACGACGAGTGCGCCAGCCTGTTCGTGAGCGGCGGCAACGCGTCCTGTAATCACCCGAGCACTTTTCCGTAGAATCGTGCTCCACCCCGTTTGGAGGCCCGCCCATGCGTCCTTCCGCTCTCATCGCCATCGCCGCCGCTCTCTCCCTCGCCCCGGCAACTCTTGCGCAGGCCCAGCCCGGGACCAAGGGAGAGCCCAAGTCCGTCGACGCCGTGCGCCCCACCTCGACGGGGGCGGTCCCGCAGGCGACCCTCGACGACTTCATCTCCGGCTTCAACGGCGACAAGGACGCCATGGGCCGCGCCATGAAGGCCACCGACGACATCCTCGCCAAGGACCCCAACAACGTCGAGGCCCTCGCCTGGAACTCCTCGGGCAAGGCCGCCCAGTGCGGCGACGCCTTCCAGTCCGGCGACTTCCGCAAGGGCATGCAGCTCTGGAGCGAGGGCAAGAGCGGCCTCAACAAGGCCGTCAGCCTCGCCCCCGACAACGTCTCTGTCCGCATCGTCCGCGGCAAGACCATGCTCGAGTCCTCCCTGCACGACCCCATGCCCGCCTCCAGCAAGGAGGCCGCCGAAACAGCAGTGGGGGACCTCGAGACCGCGCTCGAGCTCTTCGGCAAGAACCTCGACGCCGTCGACGCCGCGTTCAAGCAGGAGATGTACGCGTGGCTCTACCAGGCCGCGTCCAAGGCCGGCGACGCCGAGAAGGCCGAGAAGTACAAGAAGCTCGCGGGCGACAAGGCCACCGACGCCATGGCCCGCCTGAACCAGAGCGCCGAGAACACGGTCATCGAGTCGGCCAAGGCCGCGCTCGTGATCCTCGACTCCCCGCTCGTGCAGGAGATCAAGCCCGACCTGCTTGCGGGCCTCCGCTCACCGGCCAAGCTCGACGCCGTCATCAGCGTGCTCGACAAAAAAATCGACTCCAAGCCCGACGACGCCGCCGCCATCGCCTGGCGCGGCTTCACCCGCGTCCTCCGCACCGGCTCTATTTTCGCGCAGAGCAAGATCGAGGACGCCGGGCGCGCCTGGGAGAAGGGCCTCAACGAGATCAACGCCGCGGCCTCCACCGACGCCACCAACCGCGACGCCATCCTCCTCCGCGCCGTCACCAACCTCGAAAAGGCCCGGCGCGAGTCCGACGCCGACCAGCGTGCCACCGCCCGCCAGAAGTCCCTCACCGACCTCGACCGCTTCGCGCGCCTGCTCAAGGACAACAACATCACGCTGAGCCCCGAAGCCCAGGCCGCCCTCCACGTCACCAGCGCCCGCGTCCACCTGATGAACGGCGACACCAAGAGAGCGCGCGCCGAGCTGACGGCCGCCACCAAGGCCGACGCAAGCGACCTCACTGCCCGCCGCGCCAAGACCATGACCGAGATCGCCGAGATGATCGAAGCGCGAAAGTGATCGTGCGATCACTCCCCCGACTCCTATGACTCCCATGAGTCCTATGAGTCCTGTCGCTCCTACTTCTGCAACCCCTCCGGCACCCCCTCCGGGAACTCCTCCGCGATCGCCCGCTCGATCTCCTTGATCCGGTTCCCGGGGTTGGGGTGCGTCTGCGAAAACTCCGGCCGGTTGCTCGGCCCGCCGCTCGCCTGCTCGAGAATCCGCATCACCTCGATCATCGCCCGCGGGTCATACCCCGCCTTCACCATGAACCGCACCCCCAGCCGGTCGCTCTCCAGCTCGTGCTCGCGCGAGTACTTCAGCAGCGCGAACTGACCCACGAACGACGCCACCGCCGCGGCCGTGTACCCCCCGCCCCGCGAGTCACTCGCCCCAACCACCGCCGCCCCCGTCAGCCCCTGCGTCAGTTTCGCTTTCGCCATCTGCTCGCTGCTGTGACGCGCCAGCACGTGCCCCGCCTCGTGCCCCAGCACGCCCGCGAGCTGCCCCCGCGTCTCCAGCCTCGTCAGCAGCGCCTCCGTGATGAAGATCTGCCCGCCCGGCAGCGCGAACGCGTTCACTGTCTTGGGGTCCGCCAGCAGGTGGAAGTCAAACCGGTACGTCCCCGCCGCGTCGCCCACCGCCTGCAGAATCTCAAACCCCACGTCCTTCACCAGCCGCGTCCCCTCCGCGCTCCGCGACAACCCGCCAAACTGCGCGGCCATCTCCGGCGCCGCCTGCAACCCCAGCGCCACCTCCTGGTCCGCCGTCAGCGCCAGGGACTGCTTCCGCCCCGTCACCGGGTTCAGCGCCCGGTTCCCGAAGTACCCGACCACCGACACCAGCGCAATCACCACCGCGATGATGATCCGCGGGCTCAACCCAATCCCCCGCCCCCGCCCGCGCCGACCCAGTGCAAACGCCATCTCAGCCTCCTTGCCTTCTGTCTCCGCTTTCCGGTTTCCGCTTTCCGGTTTCCGGTTTCGACCTACTTCCTCACCACCACATCCAGGTTCCCCGCCTTCCGATCTACCACCACCTGCACCCCGCCCCGGTTCCGCCGCAGCCGGATGTCCGCCACGTGCGGCCCCACCCGCACGTTCCGCAGCATCAGGTCCTCCACGCACGCCGGCAGCATCGGCCGATCAAACCGCACCAGCCCGTGCACCCCATCGACCACCAGCCCCAGGCACGCCTCCAGCAGCATGAACACGCTCCCCGCGGCCCACGCCTGCGGCGAGCACGCAACCGGGTAGGGCGTCGGCCCACGCCCCGGCCGCCGCTCAAACCCGCAGCACACCTCCGGCAGCCGGTGCAGATCAATCATCGACGCCGCCTCGAACCACGCTCGGAAAAGCGCCAGCGCCGCATCCCGGAACTCGTACCGCGCGAACCCCGCCCCGATGATCCCGTTGTCGTGCGGCCAGATGCTCCCGTTGTGGTAGCTCATCGGGTTGTACCGCGCCGCCCCCTTCACGATCGTCCGGATCCCCCACCCCGTGAACATCTTCGGGCTCATCAGCTGATCCCGCACCCGCGCCGCCCGCGCCTCATCCGCGATCCCCGTCCACAGGCAGTGCCCCGCGTTGCTCGACGCCACCCGGCACGGCCGCTTCAGCCCGTCCAGCGCGATCGCGTACGTCCCCAGCTCCTCCACCCAGAACTGCGCCTCGAACTGGGCTTTGAGCCGGTCCGCCTGCTGCATCAGCTCCACCGCCCGCGTGTGGTTCCCCATCATCCGCGCCAGCATCGCCGCCGAGCGCTTGGCCTCGAACACATACCCCTGCACCTCGCACAGCGCAATCGGCGCCGGCGGGAAGGGCCCATCCTCGTGGAAGATCGCGTCGTGCGAGTCCTTCCACCCCTGGTTGCTCAGCCCCTCCTTCGAGCGCTGGGCGTACTCAACGAGCCCGTCCTTATCCACGTCGCCATCGCGGTCGATCCACGCCAGGGCCCGCTCGATATTCGGCCAGATGCTCTCGATCAGCGCCCGGTCCGCCGTCCGCTGGTAGTACGCCCCCGCCAGCATCACGAACAGCGGCGTGCTGTCCACGCTCCCGTAGTACTGCGCGAACGGCACCTCCCCCGTCAGCGCCATCTCGTTGGTCCGCCGCTCGTGCAGGATCTTCCCCGGCTCCGCGTCCCGCGCCGAGTCGTACCCGTCCGCCTGCAGCGCCGCCAGGTACCGCAGCACCCCCGCCGCGATCTCAGGGTGCAGGCTCAGCATCTGCATCGCCGTGATGATCCCGTCGCGCCCGAAAACCGTCGAGTACCACGGCACGCCCGCGAAGGGGTACAGCCCGTGCTCCGTTCCCGCCAGCAGCATCCGCACGTCCGCCAGCGACCGCTGCAGCCACGCGTCCATGTGCTCGTCGCTGCTCCGGGCATCCGCCATCGCGCGGAACTGCTCGGCCTCCGCCTGTACCCCCGCGTACGCCTCCTCGAACCTTGGCCCCGCCCCCGCAGACGGCCGGCACCGCACGCTCACGTCCCACCGCCGCTGCGCGTGCGGCTCCAGGTGCGCCACGAACGTCATCTCCCGCGCCGTCACACGGTCCGCCGGCGGCTCGCAGCACACGCGGCTCTGCCGCAAGCGCCCGTCAAGCCCCGTGTACGCGTGCGTCACGCCCGTGTCGTGGAACCCCGGCTCGCCGATCGCCCCCTTGCGAGGCCGCGCCGTGCCGCGCACCTCGAAGATGTCCGTGAAGTCGCACTCGAAGGTCAGCGTCAGGTGCACCGTCACTGGCGACAGCGAGTAGTTGGACACCGTCAGCGCATCGAGCATCGAGTCGTGCAGCACCACCCGCTCGCGCCGGATGTGCAGCGTGCCCCGCTCCAGCACCACCGTTCCGCCCTCGACGATGTCCGGGTTGGTAAGGTCCATCAGCGCGGTCGTGTTGTCCCGCGACACCCCCGCCCCCAGCAGCAGCGGCCGCAGCCCGTTCAGCCGCAGCTCGTACCGCGACAGGTGCCGCATCCCCGCGTGCACCAGCCCCTGGCTCTTCTGCAGCCGCGAGTCGATGTCCCCGGAGTGCCCGAAGATGGCGAACGTGTCGCCCTCCTTCAGCACCAGCGTGGGCTCGTCGCTCAGCTTGGAGCCCAGCACGTAGAAGCGGTCACCGACGTGGATCACCTCGTCCATGCCACGCTCCGGCCCCAGCTGTGCCCCGCCGACCAGTTCCCCCGCGCCGTCGCGTCACGCCCCGCGTGCCCCCCATGCCCTCCCTGCAAACCCGGCACGCTCCAGGCCCCCGCCCCGAAGCTCGCCGTGCGCGCCAGGCTCTGCCGCCCCGCCAGCCGCCGGTACACCTCCAGGTAGTCCCGCGCCATCCGGCGGGCCGTGAACCGCTCCTCGAACCGCTCACGGCAGCGGCGCCGGTCAAAGCTCGACAGCCGCCCGATCGCTTCCACCGCCTCGTCCACCGACTCCACGATGAAGCCCGTCACCCCATGGTCGATGATCTCCGGCACGCTCCCGCGCGGGTACGCAATCACCGGCGTCCCGCACGCCATCGCCTCGATCATCACCAGCCCGAACGGCTCGGGCCAGTCGATCGGGAACAGCAGCGCCGCCGCGTTCCCGAAGAAGTCCGTCTTCTGGTGATCCCCGATCTCCCCGATGAAGTGCACGCCGTGCACGTTCAGCATCGGCTTGATCACGCGGTCAAAGTGCTCGTAGTCCGGCTTGTCTACCTTGGCCGCGATGAGCAGCTCCATCCCCGCCGTCTGCGCGATGCGGATCGCCAGGTCCAGCCGCTTCTCCGCTGAGACCCGCCCGCAAAACGCCAGGTACCCGCCCTTGCCCTGTCCATATCGGTACAGGTCGCCAGGCAGCCCGTGATGAACCGTGCCCGCCCAGTTGGCCCA
This genomic interval carries:
- a CDS encoding DNA methyltransferase; this translates as MSGAHESSGGGESGAGRGPRGARGARLRGDHPRGVRPESRPTLRVFATTLWEFPSQHYTHTSPPGKGLRTMQGHKDYVGATPSWVIWQLLQRYTRENDVVVDPMCGSGTTLDVCEDTGRKGVGFDLAPSRPDIRQADARRIPVPDASADFVFIDPPYSTHVDYSDDPRCIGKLDSGGEDDGAAYYKAMSQVIGEISRVLKDRRYMALYVSDSFRKKKGVAGAGVGGGQFMPIGFELFAIMRRHFVPVDIIAVVRHNQKLTKGNWRKAAEEGNFFLRGFNYLFIMKKDSRRTPDERRS
- a CDS encoding bifunctional oligoribonuclease/PAP phosphatase NrnA, producing MTTWATNSTLEQIAARLRAARKVVVLTHVKPDGDAIGSTMGLVRALNKPREWSKGPVAEAWYFGPTPPWLADVAGDTPYRALAENGPPEVEGVDAVAVLDTGSWSQLEAVHQWLGPRREMTVLVDHHVQGDPEVAGHRVIDTGAAAVCQPVAELCRILLGVADRTKLPADVAEPLYLGLCTDTGWFRHSNVSRGVMVTAGDLLEAGADHVKLYQAVEQRESVTRLRLLSRALATLELHDNERLALMSLTKRDYAETGAQPGESGGFVDFGQSLATVEVTCLLTEATASDYGPGADTKGPLTKISLRSKASGHEVDVNRIAKALGGGGHVRAAGARTNKSIEDTKAEVIRLVQEQTRG
- a CDS encoding bifunctional riboflavin kinase/FMN adenylyltransferase, with product MSSEGATAVTIGNFDGVHLGHAALVRRCRELAGGGPVRVLSFDPHPMTLLRPQSAPARLSGFEQREAWLRGLGADEVVRLTPDESLLNKSAREFVVWLVERYRPRFVVEGDDFHFGKGRLGNNDTLRALGGELGFEVDVVPPVEVALGDDLIVRASSSIVRWLITQGRVADAGRVLGRAYEVAGVVRQGDQRGRTIGYPTANLSTEQLLPADGVYAAYAVLPNARRYACAVNVGTRPTFEGVERRLEAYVLEAPASGLEGYNWRLRVQLVAWVREDLKFDDVPSLVRQIERDCARVRDLLAVHERRTVVRPHSFLMCGMGSNNTPQGTTA
- a CDS encoding DUF2007 domain-containing protein translates to MPKDPDELVVLKETRTEFEASTIAASLEDAGIPARVYTGAANVILGGANVIDSAKVMVRAADRERALAQLRSIKQDSVDIDWSEVDVGDTIDPPDAFPLCPACGFDRAGIPPRAPCPECGYAGIAANRATPRRMSWRPFIRRAGMILMATGVLLSWLPAARHPAVALVIAGGAVWLIFWGDKDNGDRTR
- a CDS encoding dihydrolipoamide acetyltransferase family protein, with translation MAHPGKSTGNPNDFILPDLGEGVHEAELIKWRVEVGQKVNEHDILAEMETDKALVEVPSPRTGVIAALHGKPGEILHVGNPLVTYEGAGGAASSGPAAGRMSEPKAEKSKASSNGTHAPAAAPSPVAEPAGEREDAGTVVGQMSGSLGGVSAAPGKALATPAVRRLARDLGVDIDTCSGTGIGGRVLEKDVRAMAGGGGRAAAPSRGHGGHAGHSDVAPMDASEPHSSVVADRRSAPAPRVPAAVSGGSTSMQCHARGTQDETTRIPFRGVRRTIANRLKESIAQTVHFTVMDEADVTALDSLRRKLAAASGEKVSFLPFVASAVCRVLQDPRFRVLNSTTDDKAEEIVQHRSVSLGIATDTDTGLMVPVIRDTDRLGVLEIGRAISQIADAARTRSIPREQLMGSTFTISNVGSHAGRFATPIINYPEVGILAVGRGREGMVVNKGSFRVGLLLPLSLACDHRVVDGATAALALAEVIRLLQEPDGLLGPARG
- a CDS encoding CvpA family protein: MPDQTTKPAAARVPRLSIEAREAELELERAKARAASKAAERAQVIEKVKVAAGSREPLDQKLRIAIVAAAVFIVILTLLLGSAPVKIVACVMCLGMLQGLWRGASELVGIVASSLVAVIVAPPMGRALEGVTAGFTGNDGLLNRMVAVALVGLLIVIVGSVLVSVVAKRQLKKHPGWVRWNSIAGAGLGLIEGIILGMAILWTPLALEPIAATQLAEADAETASPVAEGIRSFAGRVRDSSLGKVAEATNPIEGSRLLSLANDFIAVARDEDAMEYFMGTPVMQELASLPSVNQARERIGADAELTGVLKDQGVSVEVLNQVLKSRTILEVFDQTTVVADLSPRAERLVAAIGEAKARIGLPRTPAAPPSRR
- a CDS encoding M48 family metallopeptidase, whose translation is MAFALGRRGRGRGIGLSPRIIIAVVIALVSVVGYFGNRALNPVTGRKQSLALTADQEVALGLQAAPEMAAQFGGLSRSAEGTRLVKDVGFEILQAVGDAAGTYRFDFHLLADPKTVNAFALPGGQIFITEALLTRLETRGQLAGVLGHEAGHVLARHSSEQMAKAKLTQGLTGAAVVGASDSRGGGYTAAAVASFVGQFALLKYSREHELESDRLGVRFMVKAGYDPRAMIEVMRILEQASGGPSNRPEFSQTHPNPGNRIKEIERAIAEEFPEGVPEGLQK
- a CDS encoding amylo-alpha-1,6-glucosidase; the protein is MDEVIHVGDRFYVLGSKLSDEPTLVLKEGDTFAIFGHSGDIDSRLQKSQGLVHAGMRHLSRYELRLNGLRPLLLGAGVSRDNTTALMDLTNPDIVEGGTVVLERGTLHIRRERVVLHDSMLDALTVSNYSLSPVTVHLTLTFECDFTDIFEVRGTARPRKGAIGEPGFHDTGVTHAYTGLDGRLRQSRVCCEPPADRVTAREMTFVAHLEPHAQRRWDVSVRCRPSAGAGPRFEEAYAGVQAEAEQFRAMADARSSDEHMDAWLQRSLADVRMLLAGTEHGLYPFAGVPWYSTVFGRDGIITAMQMLSLHPEIAAGVLRYLAALQADGYDSARDAEPGKILHERRTNEMALTGEVPFAQYYGSVDSTPLFVMLAGAYYQRTADRALIESIWPNIERALAWIDRDGDVDKDGLVEYAQRSKEGLSNQGWKDSHDAIFHEDGPFPPAPIALCEVQGYVFEAKRSAAMLARMMGNHTRAVELMQQADRLKAQFEAQFWVEELGTYAIALDGLKRPCRVASSNAGHCLWTGIADEARAARVRDQLMSPKMFTGWGIRTIVKGAARYNPMSYHNGSIWPHDNGIIGAGFARYEFRDAALALFRAWFEAASMIDLHRLPEVCCGFERRPGRGPTPYPVACSPQAWAAGSVFMLLEACLGLVVDGVHGLVRFDRPMLPACVEDLMLRNVRVGPHVADIRLRRNRGGVQVVVDRKAGNLDVVVRK
- a CDS encoding glycosyltransferase family 4 protein; translated protein: MRIAQVAPLIESVPPPLYGGTERVVSWLTEELVAQGHEVTLFASGDSQTRARLVPGCSKALRLHPTFTEVAIPHLLMYEKLARMAREFDLVHFHSDWAGFTFSRRLSVPSVFTMHGRMDLPDLPPLLREYGEVPLVSISNSQRHPLEWANWAGTVHHGLPGDLYRYGQGKGGYLAFCGRVSAEKRLDLAIRIAQTAGMELLIAAKVDKPDYEHFDRVIKPMLNVHGVHFIGEIGDHQKTDFFGNAAALLFPIDWPEPFGLVMIEAMACGTPVIAYPRGSVPEIIDHGVTGFIVESVDEAVEAIGRLSSFDRRRCRERFEERFTARRMARDYLEVYRRLAGRQSLARTASFGAGAWSVPGLQGGHGGHAGRDATARGNWSAGHSWGRSVAWTR